tctacaacgaataaaaaattgttatagaaaaaagacaaatttttcaaaatgacATAAAACCCAAATTcgatgacatttaaaaaaaaaattatttcattaattcaatattttgatattcagtGATGAGAAAATAGGCTTGTTGCCAAAAGTTcctaatttttgatatttatgatattaaacatGATGGATGAAGACACAAATTATGTgaagatttaataaatatttggggaggggggggggggggggagactaGCCCCCTAACCCCGCCTAATTGTGCATATGTAAATAATGTGTCAATGTATATGAAGTAATAATTTGAACTATTAATGTAAAACAAGTTATTAATCCTATCCTATCTTTAGTTAAAAattgttctattataatttattattgttatttggtTTTAGAAAGATGTTGCATATATTTGTGTGTTGTTGTCCGAATTAAGATCTGATGAACTACAAATGATTTTAGAAGGTATTAACCAAAACAAATTTGGTCCCAatcataatgtaaaaaaacagattttagaCCTATTTAAAGGTCCTCGTACAACATTAAAGCAAGAGTTGGAACAACAAGTTCTACACATCCATTTATCAAAACAAAGTAAAATGCAACAACCGCAGCAGGGAcgggttaaaaaaataaagaaacttttacaaaaatatcgaCATAATTCTATACTATCTATTGAAACTACAAATCAAAAGATAAGTTTTGCACATAATTTACCATTCTTTAGGACAATACATTCATTATCAAATCCTATTCACTGCAAgggtaataatatttgtactttCAACTTAACTAAGCTctatcgtaaaataaaaaatattccaaattatattgaaaaatcatGGGATTCTGAAagaaaagaatataaaattcaaataattttaagattggAACAAGTTGGAGATACAACAATTGTTAATGGACGTTTACCTTCTAATATTCATGTTtcagtaaataattttgattgtaaGTTACCTAAGTTAATCTTTCCAGAAACTGGTGACCTCACTCCATGGAGATTGAATGTTCCTATAGATATAACTaaacaaatcaattttaaaaaaaagaaacaaaacacattaaaaatCAAGTGGTCAAATGATCCACATACTTATGTAGCTGGTGTTTTTTTGTCCGAAAAATTAACATCCGAAGATCTGCTTAAAGagattaaaaaaagatatttacgTAGATCTGATGTAACTAaagaattcattaaaaattccCTAAAAAATAATGAGGATATGAGTGTAGACTCCTTCACTGTTACTCTTAAAGATCCATTAACCACAAAAAGAATGAAAGTGCCGGCAAGAGGTAAAGAATGTAAACATTTGCAGTGTTTTGATGCAAAAAAATTCTTACAGATGAATGAACAAAAGCAAACATGGGAATGCCCAATATGTAAGGAACACGTTAAATATGAAAACATAGaaattgatgaatatttttatagaatagttcaaagttcaaaattaagtaaaggaagtgaaaatattattttacttaatgatGGCACATGGACTGTGAGTAAACCTATATATACATCTTTAAATGACAAAGAAATAATATGGATAGATTctgatgaagataatattaatgaaaatgttgagAATGAAGAGATAGAACCAAAATCtaaacgttttaaatataatccaccagaagaaaaaaaacctaaacatATTGCAGAAACTTTAGAGATTATAAAAACAAGTGTTAACAGTTCTATTAAATgtgacattattaaaaatggtttaacaCCATCACCTTCtgataattcaattattatgttaaatgacATACCTGGACCATCATCAATAATAGAACCAAActgtatattgaataattttagcCTTCCAAACAATACAAACTCGGTTAATATCGATGACTCTCTTGAGagtaaaggtaaaaatattcaagaaaAAGTTAAATCAGTGTTATGTGTTATAACATTAGATtgaatcatttatttaatttattattaatcttaaattGTGTACTATACATAACCATTTTTGCTTAGATTTTTTcatgttaaaatgtatgtttaattaagtatttcaaaataataataaattaaaataatatttattagtttaggttgtacatattttgttaaaaaataaaacttaatatactacctaaagatttaatttaatgCATCACTTAAGTATTCTTTAAATTCTGCTTTGTATAGTAAGTTGTAAGCatagtaatttgtatttaactagaatttttttattttacattttaaatatctagtTAATCCTGCAATGCAATGTTTGTACTTACTTATTGTAGATAATTGATTTTCCAATAAAATGTTcaccaatttattttattattattattatttaattaattatttaatgttgaatcaatttacatattttatccatttataaatcataaacgttaaggataaaaaaattatataaattaataataatacaaatgattttatatatttttattttattttataatatatgagacGTGAGTAATGAGTATACTATTCTATACAACAGATAACTGTCATACTGCACTTGAACTCTGTAATACAGTTGtacatcataaattataataaatagaatataatttatttacagttaCCTGTAGGTATACAAGATTATTAGTTGTTAAGTACTCGTATACTCGTAGTGCTAGtataaatttaatcaattatgaTTTGAGtcacacatacataataataatagagcgGCTACCTCAGTGCCGCATTTAGACATTTTGCGCcctggtacaaaaaaaaaattggcgcCCCCCTAAGGGGCCTACCCACGGAAAATATAGGAGATAGATCCTCATTAACcttttaaattttgagcaaagaaaagaatatttattttacaatgtgtgcttttttttaaaaatattaagtaattgcTCGATCCTTTCTCCgcaaagatacatttttttttttttataaacgccGAAATggcaattttacatattattacatataggtatggTATAAGTACAGTAaggtaaaatacataaataatttagataaaagtataaatatttcagagtatacatgttataatatagataaatagtataattataaaggtAGAAGTATAATTAGTGGCCTAAGGATTATTGGTTGTTCACAGCTCTGAGCATGCGGTGTAGAGTGTGGTTGTGCCCATACGAGGTCTTGTGGGTTGGGACATAAAATTGTGATTGGTTTCTGGAAGAATGAGAAGGAACTCTGAATGGTATGGTTGCAAGGAGATCAGGAACGTCCAAAGAACCACTTAGAATTGAATTTAGAAAGTCTAAGTCTGCTTTTGCACGACGAGAGGTAAAAGTTGGGATGTTCAAAACTTGCCTTATGTTGGAATAATCATGATTTTCGTGATAAATGTTCATTTTGAAGGCAATAAAGTtaagaaatgtattttagaCGCGTTCAAGTCGTAGCTGGTCTTTGACTAAATGTGGTTGCCAGATCACAGATCCAAATTCAAGAAGAGAGCGGACAAGGGCATAGTATAAAGTACAAAGGCATCCAACCgacttaaataatttagtattatgtaTGATGAACCCGAGGACTTTAAGTGCTCTATTAACCATCAAATTTATGTGAATTTATGTCACTTAAACCTTGCTTATAATTCAtcatataagttgtttttttttaaacatatttaagtaggtacttcattaataaataaaataaaattatataatactatgcaaattaatattttatatttttttgtacatagtgttttataaaaataatgtaactacAGTCAACTCGCGATATACCGAATTTCAAGGGACTGAGAAAAAAGTTTAGTATATTGAAAGTTCGTTACACCGAAATTCGTTATATCAAAAGCATATATcaacaaaatttgtttaaacgagatttaaaagaaaataaatctaggttttattagatttgtataattacatacatacatattacctagatattatcacatattttattaaatacatacatacatattatttattaattaattaaaatttatttttagtttattacatatatagacacatttattttttttaaaaatcggttatttttttttgtttgttgttaCTTGCGCTTATGCGGTCAATAGTGTTCTTCAAATTTGACACAACAACGAAACTAAACTACAACGTTAACGACATAACGTAGAGGTTACAATAACGTTGTAGAGTCATTTATTTTATCGCATGATAATCGCTGAAATAAATTCCGTTATAGCTAAATTTATATTGACGTCATAGGCGCACATTCAGTCTTAAACTTGGGAGTGCTAAAAAATTTTATAGCACAAAGTGACACGTGGGGGGCTTTGCCCCCCACACCCCCCTAAACAGTAATACAtaccaacaaaatattaaatcaattaactacaatttttactaataaatacactgtatatttatatacaatataggtaacatTAATGTATgacatacctaaatattattatagtataggaatataaaaaagaattacaaacaaattatattaagtctAATCTTCTAGATTTTTTAGCAAACTTGTCtattatacattcattttttaacccGTTTGTTAGTTctctttctatatattataaagatgacAGATTAGTAAATCTACTCTACACCATACTGGTGCGTAACCAATTCTTAATGCGGCGCATTGACGAAAATGACCTTTCACATGTTGCCGATGAAATTGGTATGGTTAACGCAACTTTCATTAATTTGTACAGGTTCGGATATACTTCTGGATTACATGCTCTTATGAGATCTtccagtaaataattattaactagactattttttaataccatcATCTCTGCTTTTGAAGTTCCTAAAACATCCTGAAAATATAAAGTATGCataaaaagcataatatttaatatttatatcaactaaacattaattacatagtattatacatttataccaacAATCAACATACCTTATAtctgttaataaaaaataaactatcatttatattcaaattaaaaaaattatcaatagatGTAGCTAATTCTAGATTTTCATCTgaaaatcttttatttaaatttgaaatcacaTCATCAATAATTCTGAAGTATACAGTTCTTCGCCAATAAATATCAACAGATACacatacattttcattaatattatatgcagcCCCTGTTGGAGTAGTTAAAGCATAATCTTGAAGTGCCACAAGTTCTCTTCTTTTACGTTTTTGACTTTGAacttagaacaaaaaaaaaataataaaagtaataaataaaattatattttatatttataattatattctattattaatgaaattattatagttaagataataagatctaaaaaaaatgatgttaatttaattatatgtttaacTAACCTCCTCCTGTAGATGGTGTTGTTAATACTATATCATTCTCATCACAAAAATCTTTTACTTTAATCCAGAATACAGAGAATGCATTGTACGGAACGTAAATTGTTAAAAGACAATATAACACTTTTTATGACATTTACAGATTTACCCAAAGTAGCTGATTTGCTTTGAAGCTGCTGACTTAACACATTTATGATTGATAAAACTTAATAAAGTACGAATACAATGACAACAAAATCACTGttttgtattgaatttaaaatacctataaattaacatataatttttcatgaataaaatgtataaattctaTACAATACCAATTGCTTGCACTACATCTTTGTCATATTGATCTTCAACTTCTTTTTGGAGAGAAGTAACAATtgctttataattataaataattgcttCACAGTTCTTATAACGACAAATCCAACGTGTATCACAAATTCTCATTACTTGACCTTTTTTAAGACCAAGTTGTTTTTGGATATCAAGTAGTTCAGCATTTTTAGATGGTCGAGAAAAATGAACATAAGTTGCTTCTAATATATTGAATACCTTTTGTGcactctataaaaaaaatatacttcatttacaatatttaatactcactttcttttaaaattaattacctttattgatttacataaatctaaaacaactaaattaaggggattcgataccgtgatatTCTGTtattgtctaacacacgcgcgacatagtattttagacgtgttttttgccaaacattccaactgatctattgaagcgataagaattctgaaaacagatttgaattcgtcgtcaagtctacttgaaatcgactttcccacatttttgatattatcccccaaattccagaaaacgtcatattaaaaaagagtatttaaatatttttgtatttcaatttttggagaagctaaaatcaaacaatcaaaattgtgagaaagtcgatttcaagtagacttgacaacgaattcaaatcttttTTCAGAATTCtgatcacttcattagatcaattgatatgtttggcaaagaatccgtcaaaaatcctatatcgcgcgtgtgttagacaaaaacagaaaatcacggtgtGGAATCCCCTTAAGTTGATGCGCCATACAGTGTGTATATATGGCTGCTGGATATTGCTTTTGCACTTTAGCTTGTACTCCGTTTAGATGACCGGACATGACACTAGCTCCATCGTAAGATTGAGCAACTATATGAACGATttccatgtttatattttgttcttcaaAGTAATGCATTATAGCTGAATAAATTTGAGTTGCATTTTGGCCACTGGAAACGTCTATGAAACCCAAAAATCTTTCAAAAACATTCAATCCTACAGCATAACGTACACATAATGAGAGCTGTTCTTCTTTATAACTCCTAAGaacataattgaaaattattaattacataaccctttattgttttaaaacatgtattttcattttttagacaaaaatgaacataatattatgtaattctgtattatacaattattattagttcaCAAAAAGAATTACAATTTGGTTTCCTTAGatttatagattattaaaataccaaCCTAGCTTCATCACACATAATAGCAAAGAAACCAATGGTTGAAATTTCATTAAGTATGATTTCTTTTATGGAACTAGCACAAATATCAATAAGTTCATTTTGTATTCTCCAACTACTATAATTAGTatctttaaaatacatattttcaaaatctggTACAGATTTAGCATACAATTTgcacaactttttaaaatttcctAAAACACAAAATCTACtgataatataaactttagtaatatttattataatattatgaagaatatACCTTGATTAATTGattcattattttcataatgCCCTATAAAGGCAACATCttgtttttctaaaaacaacaCTATGTCGATTAGATGTGAAATGTACAGACgattttttctaatttgttcTTTGTGTGCAGACGACAATTGAGCTACAACAGATCCTTTTGATTTACTTGAATAAAATGATgacaattgtattttaataattatcgaTCGCTGATAGCTATATTGCTATAAATACATtggttgtttaaataataaatttcaaacagcataaaactatatatattactaaattatattatataatactgttattaaaataattaaaattataaaattttaataattcacaagTAAACAAATTTCTGACCACACAATTTTGGCACCCCCAAAATACTGGCGCCCGGGGCAGTTGTACCCAGCGCCCCCCCTCTAAATGCGGCCCTGGGCTACCCTACATTAATATACAATGAGCAAGCATAAATGTGATTGCATGATTTTGCGGACCACATGAAGAAATTGTATTTACTAGAATTTATTATGTCAATAGTGTTCTTAAGTATATAAGCTTTTTTATCACGGGAGTCATAAATCAAAATCACTTCAATGATTGATCTTATCTGgataagaatatattttgttaaaatttctatcaatataataaaatagttaaaacaatCTAATTTATAAGACtgaaaaaaagtgtaaaaattaatgtttttagttaGGAAATTTAAATCActtaatttcttcaaaatggTCCAACGTTTTGGTATACTAGTCATTACTTTTCCTACTACCATTAAtgcaattgttaaatattacattatcattataataattatattatacaattatttaataataataacatttaattaacattttaaaatgagtaataaaaaaaaaatagatgtaaataatctagtacctacctaatcatTATTTAAGACATGTGATCAAATGtagaaaacttttattttttacctcTATTTTGAAtaggaaaaaattttaaaatataatgttttttttaagatcttcaaaaacttttaaatatatattattaataaggtcaaatattacattatctaataataaaaacattatatattatatattttttacgtttagcagcttattgaaattattaaattgaacatATATAAGATTACATATTCatctataaatttgaaatatttctacTTACTTCACAATAAACTTTTAATCTATGGAAGGATCATAGGCCACATCACATAACTAGTAAAGGGgtttaaaaaccattaactaATAACATTCTGAGCTTATTAAAAGACTATAAAACAagacgttacaatattatattatttaagattgctTATAAGTTAACATAatactaacaataaaatatgaggaAAAATTAAGCTCCTTAACTAAACCTGAACCACTCtgtggataaatatttttaagatgtcaattttgtacacaaaatataatttaatctaaaactatattgtttCATTAAGCAATATATAAATAGGATAGaggtaaaataaagttttaaaaccttaccttataagtttattttataaattaataaatacaaatgatagtttttgtaaaaataataaatgattttaaaaccaaaccagaataataaaattacattttatgcaGCCAGtcaatttaagataaatatgaTTCCTagtatttctatttaatattatctgaatTTCTTCTAGTCATAACAGTATTCAAGTAAGTGTTCATTAATTAACATACCTACCCAAagaattataaaacttttaatatattttaaattttaaattactttaaaaaatagtatatttcaaAGATACAAATCATTTGTTTGAATgacaaatactattatatatttatatacacatatattatatataaaagaatgattaattaaaatagttcaataattatgtcaaatataatataatattaggtttgttgtttaattaatttaataatttataataatgattaaaattattatatttcctatTTCCCATGCTGCCTATTAAATTACCCTATATTTGGTTGCCACAAAACTATaagtcttaaattattatttttattaattgtcttGTGAcgttctaaaaaaattattattattatttacttgtgCACCTTgccatcataaataataaagaatttcTACAAATCTCATGGTTGCCTAAactcacattttattattttacattattatttaaagtgtcACCTTtgttctacatattattatttaaaagtgtaCTAAGCCCATGGCTTCTACCCACTTGTCTTCACAGACTACACGCGGTGCAGGACATGGGTCAATGCATAAGTGTTCTCCTCTCCTTATGTGTTGAGTGGAAAGTAGGCCACTAAAAATTCTGAAATCTCAGAATActacatctaatattacatattatagtttatatttttgtaaaaccatatttaagaattattatccTCAGTATGAACGTTTTAATAAGATCCATGTCGCTGGCACCCCCCATTTCGAATTTGGGGTCAAAATGGGGCGATCGTTTGTGCTTCGTTAGTGCTTTTTATCCCATCGTTaatgcttaaaataaaaatataccgaCTATGGCATTGGCAAGATTTCAGAGATTGGCAGTTTTCTTGGCGGAATTTCAGTAGGTACAAACTTGAGTATATTAAAGCCTAAAGGAAACGATAATTGTACGTAGGATTTACTTTCAAGATTACCAATTAAGGGAAAATATGCCATTTCGGTTGATAGTGAACCGCAAAGCACATTTATCGCATTTATAGAATTCGAATATTTTCCGATAAACCATAACACAATTACATTACAAACTAATAgagataaaatttattattagtacattttattattatgtgactcATGGATCGCCAAAATCGATTAGCGATGATCAGTGTTtggcaagttccttataaaaaggaattcgttccgttcctcgttctttttttaaaaaaggaaCGGATTTCtagaacgaattcctttttaaagAACGGCACgatgaacgaattcctttttataaaaaaagaacgaggaaatgaactagttctttttttcaaggaaaaataacaaaattgttcgttcctttctagttccaataatttacccagataattatgtaaataattgaaattaagaatttttttttaatgtgtataatgtatattgctaattagtgatcgttatcgagtatcTACGTTAAGACAATCGACATACGttggccaacaatttaattttgaagaaaatctcaaaatagatttataaaatatgtacctatacttttagttatacattataattaaaaattaaagaagtatgcatatgaaaaaaaaacataagtgattaaataagaatttttattttatttggaactaaaaaaggaactcgttcattttccaaagaaacgacaaaggaacgaattcttttttttttaaggaacaaggaacggaacgaattcctttttataaggaacttgccaAACACTGGGTGTTTATCATATAGAAACGGACCTTCACCCGATCCGCCTGAATATCGATGTTGAATTTCAAGTGAATCGGACTTGGTAGTTATCAAGATTACGAGTGCGGAATAAAAcgacattcatttttaaaatgcaataaataaaataaaataatatatgtaaatatatatatagattatagattaatatattgtaaatattataatcttttttatAAGATCTTAcaaatcttttaaatataaattattaataaattcatatcACTTTctctaatgaaaaaaattaacttgtaAGCTGCTtaaggacattttcagtttccaatttttttaattttttttctataaatgtcaattaaattttatttgttgggtcaaaaagcttgaaaatgtaatacaaggcccttaatataatattatgtattaaaattcaGGGATTCAAAACGTTTTTAGAGTATAACCTTAAACAATTCATAAAACGATTGAAATCGATAGGAAAACATATCGGTAAACGATAAACGATTGAAAACAGATAACGAAACAGAAAAGATAAACGATTGAAACATATAACtgcctgaaaaaaaaatttatataattataactagggaacggattttattgtaataaaaaaatcaaaatatgtacataagtatgtacttatttttaatgaaatatgtaaaaaaaaaattaaaatatgtaataactgcttaacaaaaaaaataatataaaaaacaatatatatatataaaaaattatctctTATCTAATTCTTAAAACAATGTGAAACTACATATtctctaagatttaaaaatgtaaaatggcgGCGATTTGGacgtaaaatgtttttgtactgACTAAATGAACGTTCCACATCGACTGACGTAATGCTAGCATACTTCATATTAACTATATCAAGTGGTGTGAGTTCGACATCTAATAATTCTGTTGGATTTAGTCCTTGGAGTAtatctctaattatttttaaatttttcagtccttgatttttttctatcacatttttacatttttctctAACTACATTTCCTATGTGACCTTGACATTTTTCTAATTTCTTTTGCGATTCTTGAACAATGCATAAACTTTCTGATAAGGGCATATTTCGAGTTTCCAGTTGTTTTATAGTAtgaattaaaaaaccaaaattagcagaaatgtattttaaattattttttaaattattattttccatcatATTATTTGCTTTACCGATAGTGGTGGCAGTTTCAGTATTTAgacttgaaattatatttttaattttttcaaaatgttcacaataatacaGAGCTGCTTCTAACCACGTACCCCATCTCGTTAAAATAGGCTCTGGAGGTAAATTGAGATTGGGGTAcaaatctttaaattttaaaactcgaCTTGGTgctttaagaaatattttcttaaccgtTGCTATTAATTGGTCTACGTCAGGGTAACTTGATCTTATTGTTTCTGCCACCCGATGAAAACCATGTGCTAAACAAGTGACATGTATTAGTTTAGGGAAAAATGCATTCAGAACATTACCTGCTTTACACATATATGGAGCGGCAtcggacaaaaataaaaatacattttcatattttactccTTCGGGCCATAATAAATTCATTGAATCGTTAAACAACTTAGCAATGGTTTTATGATTGCATTTATCTAACTACTCACAATTTAAAAGAAACGAATTACAAGGCTCAGAACTAAGTTTACTAACAATAACATTACCCACATATCTACCATCCGCATCAGTCGACTCATCAATAGAAACCCAAATGGGTCCATCCTGTATAATTTGTCTAATTGATGTTAAAGTCTCCTCATAAATTACATTCACATATTTTTTCCTTATT
This genomic window from Metopolophium dirhodum isolate CAU chromosome 1, ASM1992520v1, whole genome shotgun sequence contains:
- the LOC132934897 gene encoding E3 SUMO-protein ligase PIAS4-like isoform X1, which produces MERSINDIVLSPKDVAYICVLLSELRSDELQMILEGINQNKFGPNHNVKKQILDLFKGPRTTLKQELEQQVLHIHLSKQSKMQQPQQGRVKKIKKLLQKYRHNSILSIETTNQKISFAHNLPFFRTIHSLSNPIHCKGNNICTFNLTKLYRKIKNIPNYIEKSWDSERKEYKIQIILRLEQVGDTTIVNGRLPSNIHVSVNNFDCKLPKLIFPETGDLTPWRLNVPIDITKQINFKKKKQNTLKIKWSNDPHTYVAGVFLSEKLTSEDLLKEIKKRYLRRSDVTKEFIKNSLKNNEDMSVDSFTVTLKDPLTTKRMKVPARGKECKHLQCFDAKKFLQMNEQKQTWECPICKEHVKYENIEIDEYFYRIVQSSKLSKGSENIILLNDGTWTVSKPIYTSLNDKEIIWIDSDEDNINENVENEEIEPKSKRFKYNPPEEKKPKHIAETLEIIKTSVNSSIKCDIIKNGLTPSPSDNSIIMLNDIPGPSSIIEPNCILNNFSLPNNTNSVNIDDSLESKGKNIQEKVKSVLCVITLD
- the LOC132934897 gene encoding E3 SUMO-protein ligase gei-17-like isoform X2, with the protein product MILEGINQNKFGPNHNVKKQILDLFKGPRTTLKQELEQQVLHIHLSKQSKMQQPQQGRVKKIKKLLQKYRHNSILSIETTNQKISFAHNLPFFRTIHSLSNPIHCKGNNICTFNLTKLYRKIKNIPNYIEKSWDSERKEYKIQIILRLEQVGDTTIVNGRLPSNIHVSVNNFDCKLPKLIFPETGDLTPWRLNVPIDITKQINFKKKKQNTLKIKWSNDPHTYVAGVFLSEKLTSEDLLKEIKKRYLRRSDVTKEFIKNSLKNNEDMSVDSFTVTLKDPLTTKRMKVPARGKECKHLQCFDAKKFLQMNEQKQTWECPICKEHVKYENIEIDEYFYRIVQSSKLSKGSENIILLNDGTWTVSKPIYTSLNDKEIIWIDSDEDNINENVENEEIEPKSKRFKYNPPEEKKPKHIAETLEIIKTSVNSSIKCDIIKNGLTPSPSDNSIIMLNDIPGPSSIIEPNCILNNFSLPNNTNSVNIDDSLESKGKNIQEKVKSVLCVITLD
- the LOC132933789 gene encoding zinc finger MYM-type protein 1-like, which translates into the protein MYFKDTNYSSWRIQNELIDICASSIKEIILNEISTIGFFAIMCDEARSYKEEQLSLCVRYAVGLNVFERFLGFIDVSSGQNATQIYSAIMHYFEEQNINMEIVHIVAQSYDGASVMSGHLNGVQAKVQKQYPAAIYTHCMAHQLNLVVLDLCKSIKVINFKRK